The DNA segment TATCATAAAATTCTTTCTGGCAATCATCACAAAGAGAAAAATCACTTAAAATGGGACTAAATTTGTCTGTATCTTTAGATGAACTTATGAAAAAATCTTGATATTTGTGCTTAAAACTTGTTTTTGAAATTTGGATTTGATCTATTCTTGCTAGTTTTGGTAATTGTTTTAATAATTGATCTTTAAAAGTCTCGAATAAAAATTCTTCGCATTGAAGCCTTATGACTACCCCTAGACCATCATTATAAACTTCCCCATAAAGACGTAGCCTTTTAGCTAAATTATAAACAAAAGGTCTAAAACCAACTCCTTGAACTAGCCCTTTGATGCAAATTTCATATCCAAAGTGGAACATCGCTTATCTTAAAAAATGGTATGTGCTTAAAAATATTTTTACTTAAGCTTTTATGTTCAAACAAACTACCACTTAATACAACAAAATCTGCTTGATTTTTTGCTTTTAAATCATCAAACATATCTCTTAAGCAATAAGCCAAAGATTCTATTGCACCTAAAGCTATAATCTGATCTTCTACACCTGCTAATTTAAAACTCATAACACTTCTTAAAGTTTTGGTGTAATCAAATTCTTTTTGATCATTAAATTTAAAATCTATTCTAACACCTTTTGCCATTTTACTTTCATCTGATAAAGACAAGACTTTCATTCCAGCTTGCAAGGGATCTTTATCGAGTTCTAAAATAATCCCTATCATACAAAAAATTCCAAAAAAATTATTTTTCAAATTTAATTTTATTTGCGGTAAAACAAACTCTTTTTGATAGTTTTCTAATAATCTTTTAGCAGTTTCATCTTGTTTAACTACTTCATAAAATTCATCAAAACTTGTTGGCAATTTAAGTTTTAATAAATTTACCTGTTTATCTAGCAATATAATATCATCATATTTTTTACTAAGTTCTAAAAGTAAAGGCTTCTTATCTTTAAAATCAGATAATATACAAGAAATTCGTGCATAGTTTTTATCTTCTTTTTGGAAAATTAAATTTTTAAATTCAGGTAAAATATAATCAAAACCTTTTAAAACAAACATATTTTTTTCTATTAAAGCAACCTCGAAATCATCTTCAAAATATTGCAATTTTTTAAAGTTTAAAAATTTTATTCCTTCTTTATTAAGTTCATAGCATAAAGCAAAAATAAATAAATTATCATAAATTTTAATCTTAAAATAGTCATTTTTAAGATTATGATTTTGTCTAAAAATAGCATTAAATTTTAGTTTCATTAAAGGCTTTTCAAGACCTGCTAGAATTTTAAATTGTTCATTATTACAAGAAAAAAACGCATTGATGTGTTTAGGGTCACTTGGCATTAAAAAATCATCTAGTGTTTCATTAAAAATTTCAAGAGTATAGATTCCTTTATCATTTTTATATTCTATTTTTTGCTTGTTTTTTAATTTTTCCAAAGATTTTTCTAAAAAGAAATGAAAATTTTCTTTAGTAATTTTTATAAAATCATTTTCAATTTTAAACTCTTCTTCGACAAAAATTTCCCATTCATTTTCAACAAGTTCACCATGAATGTAAGCATTAGCATTTAATCTTGTTAAAAATGATCTCTTGGTAAAATCTTTTTTAGCTGGCTTTAAATTTTCAAGCTCTTCTTCGATTATTTTTAAATCAAATTTATCTAAAAAAATACTATGACTAATTTTTTCTAAATTTTCACAAAAGGCTTGCAAATATTCTTTTTCACCACTTATCTTAATAATAATCTTATTATCTTTTTGTTCAAAAACATAACTATAATCTTGGGCATAATACAATAAAAGATATTCAAATATGTCATTCTTGCATTTATAATCAAAAGTAATTTCTAAAAACAAAATAAAACCTTAAAGATTAAACTAAAGCGTAAATATAACAATTTTAATTCTAAGGAAAGCTTAAAAAATACACAATACAAACTTTAAAATAATAAAAATATTTCTTCAATTTTTATTACTAAAAATGCTTGAGAAAAACTTCTCTTTCTTTATAATCAGGCATTAGATTATACAAAAAACTATAAAATTCTTTTTGATGGTGAGGATAAATTAAATGAGTAAGTTCATGCAATATCACATATTCTATAGTCTTTATGGGTTTTTGCATAAGTTTTAAATTTAAATTAATATAGGCTTTTTTGTGATTACAAGATCCCCATCTTGAAATCATATTTTTTATGCTGATTTTTTGCACTTTTTTCTCAAAAGCAAATTGCCACTTATTAATTAAAAATTCAAAAATTATTTTTGCACTTTTTTTCTTAAAATCCTCAAGAGTTTTAGTATCTTTTGTAAAAATTTTTGAATTTTTGATACAAGTTTTAAGATTTTTTTCATTATAAATTACCATATATTTTTGACCTAAAAAATATATTTCATTAGGATTTAAAATTATGTTTTGAGACGAAATTGCTTTGTATTTAATTCTAATCCAAGATTCATTTTTTTTCAAAAAACTAAATACATCGATATTTTCATAATGCAAAGGTACTGTGAGCTTAAGATTTAATTTTTTATCAATTTTTAATCTTAAATACTTGACTTTTTTCTTTTCAAATTGAATATTGAATTCTTTAAATTTTAACAAGCCTTTTATACTAAAATTTTGCTTTGCCATTTTTTACTTTTCCATCTATACGAATTTACAATTCCTCTTAAAAATTCATCCGCACAAAATCCTATCCACACACCTAAAATTCCAAATCCAGCATAAAAACACAATACATAACCAACAGGTAAAGAAACTCCAAGCATAAATACTATTCCACTTAAAAAAGGAAACCTAGCATCTCCAGTAGCTCTTAAGGAATTTACCATAACTATATTAAAAGTTCTAGAAATTTCCAAAAATATAGAAAGTGTAAAAAGCGGTGCCATAAGTTCTTTTAGAGTGTCTTCTAATTTAACTACTGACATGGTAAAATCTTGTAAAATAAAATTTAATAAAGCCACCAAAGCACTTGCTATAACGCTAAAATATAATGCTATCCAAGTATGCTTATATGCGATATTTAAATATCTAGCACCCACTAATTTACCTATAATAATTTCATTAGCCACGCTAATTGCTTGTCCTACTAACATAATTAACAAAGATATTTGAAAATAAATTGTTTGAACACTTAAATTTTCTTTACCTAAACTTGCTACAAAAGCAAATGCTATAGTGTATT comes from the Campylobacter insulaenigrae NCTC 12927 genome and includes:
- a CDS encoding M48 family metallopeptidase, whose amino-acid sequence is MAKQNFSIKGLLKFKEFNIQFEKKKVKYLRLKIDKKLNLKLTVPLHYENIDVFSFLKKNESWIRIKYKAISSQNIILNPNEIYFLGQKYMVIYNEKNLKTCIKNSKIFTKDTKTLEDFKKKSAKIIFEFLINKWQFAFEKKVQKISIKNMISRWGSCNHKKAYINLNLKLMQKPIKTIEYVILHELTHLIYPHHQKEFYSFLYNLMPDYKEREVFLKHF